A stretch of Acidobacteriota bacterium DNA encodes these proteins:
- the mtaB gene encoding tRNA (N(6)-L-threonylcarbamoyladenosine(37)-C(2))-methylthiotransferase MtaB, with amino-acid sequence MKFYLCTFGCRVNQADGDAIADALRRDGHEETDDPALAALVVINTCTVTHRSDHDARNRVRRLHRANPAARIVVAGCYPERDPAALTAIPGVAAVLGTRRAQTVARLAAQWESGPAAGEAAPPALAGDPPRAAARAGLESPGDGPDEAPLPVAVARRGHTRPFVKIQDGCAGNCAYCIVPSVRGAPRSADPGEVVERVAELAGQGTREIILTGIHLGLYGRDRRPPTSLAALAGTLMRRTSIGRLRFSSIEPPEFDEDLLALIGGEPRIAPHFHVPLQSGSERTLRRMNRTYGPGEYRRVVGRLAGCRPRAAIGADVIVGFPGETDADFLDSLDFVASLPLAYLHVFPFSPRPGTPAAAFPDPVDPRVVRDRAARFLALGKTLSRDFRRSLAGVELPALVLGRRTGKTTGARALTENYVPVVLPGADLPLNADVRVVIETVSPAGECRARLSGPLPAPGPGPVPDAV; translated from the coding sequence ATGAAATTCTACCTCTGCACCTTCGGGTGCCGGGTGAACCAGGCCGACGGCGACGCCATCGCGGACGCCCTCCGGCGGGACGGGCACGAGGAGACGGACGACCCCGCCCTCGCCGCCCTCGTCGTGATCAACACCTGCACCGTCACGCACCGCTCCGACCACGACGCCCGGAACCGGGTCCGGCGGCTGCACCGGGCGAACCCCGCCGCGCGCATCGTCGTGGCGGGGTGCTACCCCGAGCGTGATCCCGCGGCGCTGACCGCGATCCCCGGCGTGGCGGCCGTGCTGGGGACGCGCCGGGCCCAGACCGTCGCCCGGCTGGCCGCGCAGTGGGAATCGGGCCCCGCGGCGGGAGAGGCCGCCCCCCCGGCCCTCGCGGGGGACCCGCCGCGCGCCGCTGCCCGGGCCGGCCTGGAAAGCCCCGGGGACGGTCCGGACGAGGCCCCCCTGCCGGTGGCCGTGGCCCGACGGGGTCACACCCGGCCTTTCGTCAAGATCCAGGACGGCTGTGCGGGGAACTGTGCCTACTGCATCGTCCCCAGCGTCCGCGGGGCCCCCCGGAGCGCCGACCCCGGCGAGGTCGTCGAGCGCGTGGCCGAACTGGCGGGGCAGGGGACCCGGGAGATCATCCTGACCGGGATCCACCTGGGCCTCTACGGCCGGGACCGGCGCCCCCCCACCTCCCTGGCCGCCCTCGCCGGCACCCTGATGCGCCGGACGTCCATCGGGCGCCTCCGCTTCAGTTCCATCGAACCCCCCGAATTCGACGAGGACCTCCTGGCGTTGATCGGGGGGGAGCCCCGGATCGCGCCGCACTTCCACGTCCCGCTCCAGAGCGGCTCGGAGCGGACGCTTCGGCGGATGAACCGGACCTACGGGCCCGGCGAATACCGGCGCGTCGTGGGCCGGCTGGCCGGGTGCAGACCCCGCGCGGCCATCGGCGCCGACGTCATCGTGGGGTTCCCCGGGGAGACGGACGCCGATTTCCTCGACTCCCTCGACTTCGTCGCCTCCCTGCCGCTGGCCTACCTCCACGTCTTCCCCTTCTCCCCCCGGCCTGGGACCCCCGCCGCAGCCTTCCCCGACCCCGTGGACCCCCGCGTCGTCCGGGACCGCGCCGCCCGCTTCCTGGCGCTCGGGAAGACCCTCTCCCGGGATTTCCGCCGCTCTCTCGCCGGGGTGGAGCTGCCGGCCCTGGTCCTGGGGCGGCGCACGGGAAAGACCACCGGCGCCCGCGCCCTCACGGAGAATTACGTCCCCGTCGTCCTGCCCGGGGCCGACCTTCCCCTCAACGCCGACGTCCGCGTCGTGATCGAGACGGTGTCCCCCGCCGGAGAGTGCCGGGCACGCCTCTCGGGGCCCCTCCCCGCACCGGGGCCGGGACCGGTGCCGGATGCTGTCTGA
- the purE gene encoding 5-(carboxyamino)imidazole ribonucleotide mutase — MAEPRVGILMGSANDMDVMRECTDMLKKLGIAFEVEVASAHRTPDRTARYAESARSRGLRVLVAGAGAAAHLAGVVAAHTTLPVLGVPIDSSPLKGLDALLSTAQMPGGVPVAAMAIGKAGARNAAIFAAQVLATADPEVALRLHTLRDEMREAVDKQSAQLKAEFPG; from the coding sequence ATGGCAGAGCCGCGGGTGGGGATCCTGATGGGGAGCGCCAACGACATGGACGTGATGCGGGAGTGCACCGACATGCTGAAGAAGCTGGGGATCGCTTTCGAGGTGGAGGTTGCGTCCGCCCACCGGACCCCCGATCGGACGGCTCGCTACGCCGAATCCGCCCGGTCCCGCGGCCTGAGGGTCCTGGTGGCCGGGGCCGGCGCCGCCGCCCACCTGGCGGGCGTCGTCGCCGCCCACACCACCCTCCCCGTGCTGGGGGTGCCCATCGATTCCTCGCCCCTGAAGGGCCTGGACGCCCTCCTGTCCACCGCCCAGATGCCGGGGGGGGTCCCCGTGGCCGCCATGGCCATCGGGAAGGCCGGGGCGCGCAACGCCGCCATCTTCGCCGCCCAGGTCCTGGCCACGGCCGACCCGGAGGTCGCCCTCCGCCTCCACACGCTCCGGGACGAGATGCGGGAGGCCGTGGACAAACAATCTGCACAGCTGAAGGCCGAGTTTCCCGGATGA
- the dut gene encoding dUTP diphosphatase, whose translation MRIETAGSGLLPGRATEHAAGADLFAAADCSLEPGERVAVPTGIRLAIPGGHVGLVWPRSGLALRHGLDTLAGVIDSDYRGEVQVVLVNHGERRVEVRKGDRIAQLLIQKVEPAVFERVDELPDSARGAGGFGSTGT comes from the coding sequence ATGAGAATCGAGACGGCAGGGAGTGGATTGTTGCCGGGGCGCGCCACCGAGCACGCGGCCGGGGCGGACCTTTTCGCGGCCGCGGACTGCTCCCTCGAACCGGGGGAGCGCGTCGCGGTGCCGACGGGGATCCGCCTGGCGATCCCCGGGGGGCACGTCGGGCTGGTGTGGCCCCGGAGCGGGCTTGCCCTCCGGCACGGTCTCGACACCCTGGCCGGGGTCATCGACAGCGACTACCGCGGCGAGGTGCAGGTGGTCCTGGTCAACCACGGCGAGCGCCGCGTCGAGGTCCGAAAGGGGGACCGGATCGCCCAGTTGCTGATCCAGAAAGTGGAACCGGCGGTGTTCGAACGGGTCGACGAACTGCCCGACAGCGCCCGCGGGGCGGGCGGTTTCGGGTCCACCGGAACCTGA
- a CDS encoding tetratricopeptide repeat protein, translating to MDQPESIRFRVPAFPARKTGLALFLSSLLLALMLAPAAAQEKAVTPADLNKADQLFKSGCREAEKKNYTQAEDLFRQALAVYPLMPGAYVELGKIQMAQNNPAKALEFYLKAKDAYVALHDEKQKKEMSQQHADRDFALKGQDAQASGYKDSGGFAKQYAKQSKDQRREDDREVVATQGEADIPALFYLYLGGAYLRLSRAPEAEKELLAGLAKDPKLAPLHFNLSLAFFLQGKYPEAAAEARQAKQLKFQLPPAYVKDLETKGNVKVE from the coding sequence ATGGACCAACCCGAATCGATTCGTTTCCGTGTGCCCGCTTTTCCCGCGCGGAAAACGGGTCTTGCCCTGTTCCTGAGCAGCCTGCTGCTCGCCCTGATGCTCGCACCGGCCGCCGCACAGGAGAAGGCGGTCACCCCCGCGGACCTGAACAAGGCCGACCAGCTCTTCAAGAGCGGTTGCCGGGAGGCCGAGAAGAAGAACTACACCCAGGCGGAGGACCTCTTCCGCCAGGCGCTCGCCGTCTACCCCCTGATGCCGGGCGCCTACGTGGAACTGGGCAAGATCCAGATGGCCCAGAACAACCCCGCGAAGGCCCTCGAGTTCTACCTGAAGGCCAAGGACGCCTACGTCGCCCTCCACGACGAGAAACAGAAGAAGGAGATGTCCCAGCAGCACGCGGACCGCGACTTCGCCCTGAAGGGCCAGGACGCCCAGGCGTCCGGGTACAAGGACTCCGGCGGGTTCGCCAAGCAGTACGCCAAGCAGTCCAAGGACCAGCGCCGGGAGGACGACCGGGAGGTGGTGGCAACCCAGGGCGAGGCGGACATCCCGGCCCTCTTCTACCTCTACCTCGGCGGGGCCTACCTGAGGCTGAGCCGGGCGCCCGAGGCGGAGAAGGAACTCCTGGCCGGCCTCGCGAAAGACCCCAAGCTGGCCCCCCTGCACTTCAACCTCTCCCTCGCCTTCTTCCTGCAGGGCAAGTACCCCGAGGCCGCCGCCGAGGCCCGCCAGGCCAAGCAGCTGAAGTTCCAGCTCCCCCCCGCCTACGTGAAGGACCTCGAGACCAAGGGGAACGTGAAGGTGGAGTGA
- a CDS encoding glycoside hydrolase: MIAAKRNDPLHVLILWHMHQPVYREPDSRDYLLPWVRLHAVKDYYDMVHVLEDFPDVHVTFNVVPSLVEQLRDYVDNGAEDDFLQISLKPAATLTLDDKIFLLKNFFSLNFDNMIQPYPRYKELFEKRGYVVEPEQLRTKAEHFTEQDFRDLQVWYNLAWSGEVLKSRKEIRALIKSGRSFTEADKQKFFTVHKAFMGEILPAYRKAADEGRIEISTSPYFHPILPLLCNINSAREALPNLELPLHDFHYAEDARWHIRQAVQSHERTFGRPPRGLWPSEGSVSDEILPLIREAGFDWVATDEEILQASLRRSGLLDEGSAPPVDARYGNYACRTPGGPLRVFFRDHLLSDMIGFTYSTYDGEAAAEDLFSRLMLIRKMLPDDDRAFAVPIILDGENAWEYYPENGVRFLRAFYSRLSASPYLKAVTFSEYLDRTEAPQVLPRIRAGSWIYGTFSTWVGHPEKNRAWDLLAGTRKKLEERRLDPAAGPGEEDRLKEAHKALMAAEGSDWFWWYGEDHFSEYDREFDQLFRSHLQTSWRRMGLEPPEEFFKPIIQKTARFRVQRPFELITPTLDGIITDYFEWLAAGYFSNQYSFTTMQQVHRIFSGFWYGFDHENLYIRLDVDNTILNDRKYAFRVDVVFRKPGNVFFRMVKDAGAGTLKFERVRQDEAGRETDLRSIPLVGVNRIVELGIPFTEVGAKENQGIEFALKIYIGNNLAEQMPHDGYLSQKIAIDDLERYYWVV; the protein is encoded by the coding sequence ATGATTGCAGCCAAGCGAAACGACCCTCTTCATGTCCTCATCCTGTGGCACATGCACCAGCCGGTCTACCGGGAGCCCGACTCCCGGGACTATCTCCTGCCCTGGGTGCGCCTCCACGCCGTCAAGGACTACTACGACATGGTCCACGTCCTGGAGGACTTCCCCGACGTGCACGTCACGTTCAACGTCGTGCCGTCCCTGGTGGAACAGCTTCGCGACTACGTGGACAACGGCGCGGAGGACGACTTCCTGCAGATCAGCCTCAAGCCCGCCGCCACGTTGACCCTCGATGACAAGATCTTCCTCCTGAAGAACTTCTTCTCCCTCAATTTCGACAACATGATCCAGCCCTACCCCCGCTACAAGGAGCTGTTCGAAAAGCGCGGCTACGTCGTGGAGCCCGAACAACTGAGGACCAAGGCGGAACACTTCACGGAGCAGGACTTCCGCGACCTCCAGGTCTGGTACAACCTGGCCTGGTCCGGCGAGGTCCTCAAGTCCCGCAAGGAGATCCGGGCCCTGATCAAGTCCGGACGTTCGTTCACGGAGGCGGACAAGCAGAAGTTCTTCACGGTCCACAAGGCGTTCATGGGCGAGATCCTTCCCGCCTACCGGAAGGCGGCGGACGAGGGGCGGATCGAGATTTCGACCTCCCCCTATTTCCACCCCATCCTCCCCCTACTCTGCAACATCAACTCCGCCCGGGAGGCGCTTCCGAACCTCGAACTCCCCCTCCACGACTTCCATTACGCGGAGGACGCCCGCTGGCACATCCGGCAGGCGGTCCAGAGCCACGAGCGGACCTTTGGCCGCCCGCCCCGCGGCCTGTGGCCCTCCGAGGGGTCCGTTTCCGACGAGATCCTCCCGCTCATCCGGGAGGCGGGCTTCGACTGGGTCGCCACCGACGAGGAGATCCTCCAGGCCTCCCTGCGCCGGTCCGGCCTCCTCGACGAGGGGAGCGCGCCGCCCGTGGACGCCCGCTACGGCAACTACGCCTGCCGGACGCCCGGCGGCCCGCTCCGCGTCTTCTTCCGCGATCACCTCCTCTCCGACATGATCGGGTTCACCTACTCCACCTACGACGGGGAGGCCGCGGCAGAGGACCTTTTCAGCCGGCTGATGCTCATCCGGAAGATGCTGCCCGACGACGACCGCGCCTTCGCCGTCCCCATCATCCTGGACGGGGAGAATGCCTGGGAATACTACCCGGAGAACGGCGTCCGCTTCCTCCGGGCGTTCTATTCCCGCCTCTCGGCGTCCCCTTACCTCAAGGCCGTCACGTTCTCCGAGTACCTCGACCGGACCGAAGCGCCCCAGGTCCTTCCCCGGATCCGGGCCGGCTCGTGGATTTACGGCACTTTCTCCACCTGGGTCGGCCACCCCGAGAAGAACCGGGCCTGGGACCTCCTGGCGGGGACCCGCAAGAAACTCGAGGAGCGGCGCCTGGACCCCGCGGCCGGCCCCGGGGAGGAGGACCGCCTCAAGGAAGCCCACAAGGCCCTCATGGCCGCCGAGGGGAGCGACTGGTTCTGGTGGTACGGCGAGGACCACTTCTCCGAGTACGACCGGGAGTTCGACCAACTCTTCCGCAGCCACCTCCAGACGTCGTGGCGGCGCATGGGGCTGGAACCGCCCGAGGAGTTCTTCAAACCCATCATCCAGAAGACGGCCCGGTTCCGCGTCCAGCGCCCCTTCGAACTCATCACCCCGACCCTGGACGGCATCATCACCGACTACTTCGAGTGGCTCGCCGCCGGTTACTTCTCCAACCAGTACAGCTTCACCACCATGCAGCAGGTCCACCGGATCTTCAGCGGCTTCTGGTACGGTTTCGACCACGAGAACCTCTACATCCGCCTCGACGTGGACAACACCATCCTCAACGACCGGAAATACGCCTTCCGGGTCGACGTGGTCTTCCGCAAGCCCGGCAACGTCTTCTTCCGGATGGTGAAGGACGCGGGCGCGGGAACGTTGAAGTTCGAGCGGGTCCGCCAGGACGAGGCGGGCCGCGAAACGGACCTCCGGAGCATCCCGCTGGTCGGCGTCAACCGGATCGTGGAGCTGGGGATCCCCTTCACCGAGGTGGGAGCCAAGGAGAACCAGGGGATCGAATTCGCCTTGAAAATCTACATCGGGAACAATCTCGCCGAGCAGATGCCTCACGACGGCTATCTCTCCCAGAAGATCGCCATCGACGACCTGGAACGCTACTACTGGGTCGTCTGA